In Streptomyces sclerotialus, the DNA window GGCTGGACGCTGGGGGCCTCACCGGCGCGCCGGTACTTCGTCGCGGCGGGGAGCAGCAGGACGGAGGCGGCCAGGGAGCCGAGCGGGGAGTCCGGCGCGGTGGTCACGGCGTGCACCTCGGCGCCCGCCCTGACGGCCTGTTCCGCGACCCGCACCGTGCCGGCCGTGGTGCCCGAGCCGGAGACCGCGACGACGGTGTCGCCGTCGGCGACGGCCGGGGTGGTGGTCTCGCCGATGACGTGGACGGGCAGGCCGAGGTGCATCAGCCGCATGGCGAAGGCCTTGGCCATGAAGCCGGAGCGGCCCTCACCCGCGACGAAGACGCGGCGGGCGCGCAGGAGTACGGCCGCGAGCGTGTCGAGCGCCGTGGCGTCGACGGCGGCGAGCACGCCGCGCATCTCGTCCTGCACGGTGTCCAGCAGGGCTGCGGTGGTGGGGAGTTCGCGCCGGTCGGTCATGGTGGTTCCTTACGTGGTGGGAGGGTGGGTGCGGCGGGTGTCAGCGGCCGGCGGCCGCGGCGAGGGAGCGGGCCGCCGCTCCGGGGTCGGCGGCGGCGGTCACCGCGGAGCCGACGATGACACGTACGGAGTCGGGGCCGGTGAAGGCCGGCAGGTCGGCGGCGGTCAGGCCGCCCGCGACGGCGACCCGGCGGCCGTGCCGCCAGGGCCCGAGGAGATCGGCGGGGTTGCCGCCGGCCCGCTGGGCGTCCTTGCCGACGTGGGCGGCGAGCACGGTGTCGGCGGGGAGCCGCGCGGCGAGGGCGGCGCGCCGTCCCCCGGTGGTCCGCATCAGGTCGACGACGGTCTCGGTACCGCGTTCGGCGGCGACGCGCACGGCGGCGTCCAGGGTCGCGTCGGCGGCGGCCCCGAGGACGGTCGCGGAGGCGGCGCCCGCGTCGTACGCGAGGGTGAACTCGAACACCGCGTCGTCCGCGGTCTTCAGGTCGGCCAGTACGGGGACGTGCCCCGCCGCCGCGGCGACCTCGGTCACGGCGCGCATCCCGAAGTGCTTGATCAGCGAGGTGCCGACCTCGATCCAGTCGGTGTGCGGGGCGACGGCCTCGGTGATCCGGACCGCCCGCGCCAGGGGCATCCGGTCCAGGGCGATCTGCAGCTCTACGGCCATGAGGCCAACTCCTCGTGTTTCTCAGGGTGTCCGGACGGGTCGGTCAGGCGGCGGCGTGGGAGCGGAGGAACGCCGTCAGCCGGGTGCGGGTGGGCAGGCCGTCCCGGTCGCCGTGGCTGGTGGTGGCGAGGGCGCCCACGGCGGCGGCCCTGGCCAGGGACGCGCGCGGGCCGAGCCCGTCCAGGTGGGCGCTGATCAGCCCGGCCGCGAAGCCGTCGCCCGCACCCACGGTGTCGACGGCCCGTACGGGGAGGGCGGGCTGCGCCCAGGTCCCGCCCGCGGCGTCGTACAGGTCTGCGCCGCGCGCGCCGTCCTTGAGGACGACGCGGCGCACGCCCCGCGCCAGGTACCAGCGGGCCACGTCGGCGGGGGCCCGCTCGCCGGTGAGCAGCCGGCCCTCGTCCAGTCCCGGCAGTACCCAGTCGGCGCGGGCCGCCAGATCGTTGACGGTCCGGACCATCTCGTCGCGGTCGGGCCAGAGCGCGGGGCGCAGGTTCGGGTCGAACGAGACGGTGAGCCCGGCGGCGCGGGCCGTGGCCATGGCGCGGTGGGTGAAGGCGCGCGCAGTGGGCGAGAGGGCGGCGGGGATGCCGGTCACGTGGAGGTGGCGGGCGCCGCGTAGGTAGGCGTCGGTGGCTTCGGAGGGCGCCAGGCGGCTGCCGGCGGAGTGCCTGCGGAAGTACACCACCTCCGGGTCGCCCGCGGTGACGCGGCTCTTGAGCTGGAAGCCGGTACGGGCCTCGGGGTCCACGGTCACCTGGGCGGTGTCCACGCCCTCGGCACGCAGGGCGGCGAGCGCGTGGGCACCGAGCGGATCGTCGCCGACGCGCCCCACCCAGCCCGCCCGGTGGCCGAGGCGGACCAGTCCGGTGGCGACGTTGATCTCGGCGCCGGCCAGCGAGCGGGTGTAGTGGGTGACGTCGGCCAGCGGTCCGTCGTCGGCGGCGACGAGCATGCCCATGACCTCGCCGAAGGTCACCACGTCGAGGCGGCGCCGAGGGGGAGGGCTGGGGGTCAACGGGGGCCTCCGGCGCGTACGTGGGTGGTCGGGGTGCCGAGGGGTGTGGTCAGAGTGCCGATGCCGGCGACGGTGGCGTCCGCCCGCCCTCCTGGGCCGATCGGACCGTACTCGCCGGGGGCGCCGGTGAGGACGACGTCACCGGGGCCGAGCGGCAGGAAGCCGCCCAGGTAGCAGAGGATCTCGGCCACGCCGCGGGCGAGTTCGCGGGTCGAGGCGGGGCGCAGCGGTACGCCGTCGAGGGCGAGCGATACCTCGGTGTCGTCGGGTGCGGGGAGCTCGGTCTCGATCCAGGGGCCGAGCGGGGTGAAGCCCGGCCGGCCTTTGGCCGAGGTCCACAGCGGGTCGTCGCGTTGCAGGTCGCGGGCGGTGATGTCGTTGGCGACGGCCCAGCCGAACACGGTGCGCAGGACGGTGTCGGGGGTGTGTCCGGCGGGCGAGTCGGCGAGGACGACGGCCAGTTCGGCCTCGGCGTCGACGCGGCCGATGCCGTCCGGGAGGTACACCGGCTCCTCGGGGCCGATGACCGAGCGGGCAGGCTTGAGGAAGGCCTGCGGGGGCCGGGCGCGGTCGGCCGGGCCGGTGTTGCGGGCCATGCCGACGACGGTGCGCGGCTCGACCGGGGCGAGCAGCCGGACCTCGGCGAGCGGGAGGCGGCGGCCGAGGCGTACGGGTGCACGGGCGGCGGCGCCGCCCGCCGCTCCCCCGGCCGCGAACGGGTCGGCGACGAGGTCGGCGGTGTCACCGTCGAGTACGGCGTGTGCGGTGCCGCCGGCGTGGGCGATCCGGGCGATGCGCATGCTGCTGTCAGGCGTCCTTCGTGAGGGGTGCCGTCAGCGGCACCGGGACGGCGTCAGCGCGGGGCGCCCGTACCGCGCACATCAGCGCGGCGGCGAGTACGAGGCAGCCGGCCATGGTGAGGAATGACGTGGCGGTGGAGCCGGTCACGTCGTTCAGCGTGCCGATCAGGTAGCTGCCCGCGAAGCCGCCGAGCGCGCCGAAGGAGTTGATGAGGCCGACGGCGGCGGCGCTCAGCTTCTGCGGGAGGAGTTCGGGGATGGTGGCGAAGTAGGGGCCGTACGGCGCGTACATACCGGCCGCGGCGACGCACAGCAGCGGGTACGACAGCCAGAACGCGTCGCCGAGCAGGTAGGAGCCGTAGAAGCCGGCGGCGCCGAGCAGCAGCCAGGGCCACACGTACCGGCCGCGGGCGCCGGCCCGGTCCGAGGCGCGGCTGTTCCAGAGCATCGCGGCACAGGCGAAGACGTACGGCAGGGCCGAGATGAGGCCGGTGAGGCCGATGCCCTCGTCGCTGCCGGCGCGGACGATGGACGGCAGCCAGAAGACGAAGCCGTAGACGCCGAGGCTCCACAGGAAGTACTGGAGGGAGAGCAGGACGACGTTGCGGGAGCGGAGCGCGGCGAGGTAGCTGCCGCCCGCCGCGGGCAGCCGGCGCTGTTCGGCGGCGAGGGCGCCTTCGAGGGCCGTGCGCTCCTCGGGCGTCAGCCACTTGGCGTCGCGCGGATGGTCGTCGATGCACTTGTGGAAGACGACCGCCCAGATCAGGGCCGGTACGCCCTGGGCGATGAACATGCCGTGCCAGCCGACCCATTCGACGAGATAGCCGGAGACGACGGTGAGCCACAGGACGGTGGCGGGGTTGCCGAGGATGAGCCAGGTGTTGGCGCGGCCGCGCTCGCGGGAGGTGAACCAGTGGGTGATGTGGATGACCATCGCGGGCAGCACCGCGGCTTCGGAGACGCCGAGCAGGAAGCGCACCACCATCAGCACGCGCACGTCGGGGATGAGTCCCTGCGCGGTGGCGAGCACGCCCCACAGCACCAGGCACCACACGATGAGCTTCTTGACGCTCCGTCGCTCGGCATAGATGGCGCCGGGGATCTGGAAGGCGAAGTAGCCGAGGAAGAACAGCGAGCCGAGCAGGGCCGAGACGGAGCCGGTGATGTGCAGATCGTCGGCCATGCCGCCGGCGGCGGCCACGGAGAAGTTGGAGCGTTCCAGGTAGGCGAAGCTGTAGGTCACGAAGACCACGGGCATCAGCCGGGTCCAGCGCCGGCGGCTGAGGGCGGCGGCGGGCGCCGGGGCGGCGGCCGGGGGCGGGGTCGTCGACATCCAGGAGGCCTTTCTCCCGAGACGGCAGGGCAGGGCGAGCGGGTTTTTGCCACGATGCGGCAAGGCCTGCCGCAAGCTGAAAAGAGAATGGCGGCCACGTTTCCGCCTGTCAACGGATTGTTTCCGTATGGAAGAAACCCTTGCCGCGATACGGGAAACGGTGTGGGAAACTGACGACATGTCCGCCAGCACTTCCGCCCCCGCTCCGCCCTCCGACATGGTCGGCAAGGCCCTGCACGTGCTCACCCTGCTCGGCGAGCGCCCGGGCGGCGTCACCCTCTCGGAACTCGCCCGCACTTCCGGCTTCCCGACCAGCACGTGCTACCGGCTCCTGAAGTCCCTCACCCGGGACAGCTTCGTGGAGTTCGACGCCCGCTCGAAGCACTACACGCTCGGCCTGCGGGTGTACCAGCTCGGCCAGCGGGTCTCGCACGCGCACGGCTTCGCCGGGGTCGCGCTCCCCGTGATGCGCAGGCTCGCCGAAACCTGCCGGGAGGCCGTCCTGATGTCGGTACTGGACGGCGACAAGCAGCTCTACATCCACCACGTGGAAGGCCCGCAGCAGGTGAGCGTCCGCGGCGAGCCCGGCAAGCACGGCCCGGTGCACTGCACGGCGATGGGCAAGGCACTGATCGCGTTCGCCCCGGCGGACGTACGCCGAGCACTCGTCGACGGCGTCGAACTGACCGCGCTGGGCCCCAACGCGATCACCGACCGGGCGGCCTTCCGCACGGAGATCGAGACGGTACGGGCCCAGGGGCACGCCGTCGCCGACGAGGAACACGAACCCGGCATCCGGGCCCTCGGCGTCCCCATCACCGGCCCGGACGGCATCGCACACGCCGCACTCTCGGTCGCGGCCCCCGCCTTCCGCATGCCCCTCCCCGACCTGCTGGCCCTCCGCCCCGCCCTGACGACCGCAGCCCAGGAACTCGCGGCACTGCTGCCGCCCAGGGCCTGCTGAGGCCGTGCCAGAAACCGGAGCGCCTGCCGGCTGCCGATCGTCCACGAAGCCGGGCCGTGTCGACGTCTTCACGTCCGTACGGACGGCTGGATACGTTCTGGGGTATGGAAGGCATGGAAGTCGACCTCGTCCTGAGCGACAAGCTGAGCGCGGACGTGATGGATGACATCGAAGCGGAGTTCCGGGGGTGGGGGCTCACTCCCACCGTCCGGCTGCTTCCGCCCAGGCGGGGCGCCCAGTTCGATCTGCTCGTCCTGGCCACCTTGCCGCTGGCTTCCTTCCTGAACACCCTGGCCTCGAAATTCGCCGAGGACGCCTTCCAGAGTCTGCGCAATCTGATCCAGCGCGTGCTTCCCGGACGGACGACGGCCACCGGTACCGCACACGTACTCGTCCTCCAGGACGAGCAGAGCGGCACCCGGATCACCCTGGAACCCGACCTGCCGATCGAGGGCTACCACGCCCTTCTGACCAGCGATCTCGCCGCATCACCCGGCGCCACCCTGCGGTACGACCGGGCCCGGCACGCATGGAGCTCCGGCTGACCCTGCGCCCCTTCCCCTTCCCCTTCCCCTTCAGCTGAAGAGCCTGATGGTCACGGTGAAGTCCCCTGTGTTGTCGTCGGCGGTGCGATCGTTCAGTCCGAGCAGCAACTCCCCCGCGGTCTCCGCACGGCCGTTGACGCCACCCCCCACGAAGAAGGGAGTGGCCTGGTCGCCGACCTTGGCGAGCAACGCTGCGAAGTTCACCTGCTCCACCCAGACCAAGGAGTCGTTCCGCCGGCCGGCGTCACCGTCCGGACCGCTGTACGTACCCGACTCCGAGGAGACCCGGCCGGTGGCCTCGATCCTGTACTGCTGCCCCGCCCGTACCTGCACGCCCGTCCTGGTCCAGGGCTGGTTGGCCTCCACCCGGACGACGGCCGACCGCGTCGGAGCCGACGGCTTGGCCGAGGTGAACATCACCGCCAGCAGAACAGCCAGAGCACCGACGACCGCCGCGGCAACGACCAGGAGGCGGCGGCGGTTGCCGGACCCTCGCTTCCGGCCGCCGCGGTCCCCCCGCGCCTTCGGCGGACGTACGGGGCCACCGGGCGTCGGCACCCGGGCATACGGCACGTCAGCAGGCGGGGGCTGGAACTCCGGCTCGGGCGGGCGCTGAGGCCCTGGATCGAACGAACGCTGAGGCCCTGGAACGGACGGGCGCAGGAGCCCTGGATCGAACGAACGCTGAGGCCCTGGATCGTGCGGGGGCTGAGGCCCTGGTTCGTGCGGGGGCTGAGGCCCTGGTTCGGGTCCGGGCCAGGGCTGTTCCGGCGGCTGCACCGGCCGGGGACTCTCCGGTTCGTCCTGCTCAGGGAAGACCGGGGCCTGCGTCGGCGCCACATCGAAGATCTGGCCGTCGCTCTGCCGGAGATAGAGGACCGGGGTGCCCCATTCCAGGCTGTTGGGACGGGCCAGGCTGAGTTCGAGGCGGGCATTGCGGACGGCCACATCGATCGGCTGCCCGAAAGCGACCCCCTCGTAGAAAGAACTGGTGAATTCGATCGCCGCGTCGTCCGATATCTCGAACTGCATGGCCAGCACGGCCGGAACGCCCCGCCGGATGAGCGTGGCAGCCGAACTGGAGAACAGATCCGTCGTGCTCGCAAGGGCCGATTCACAGGAGTTCAGCAGGATCAGCCGCAGCGAGGAATGCAGATTGACGACCTGGGCGAGCCGACTGGCCCTGAGACAGTACGTACTGGCGTCCCCGCCGGGCAGATAGAACACCCCTTCACCGGCGACGGTGTCGAAGCCCCCGTGCGCGATCAGATGCAGGACATGCCACTTCCCGCTGTTGAGGGCGTGGACGAGGTCCCGCCAGGTCTCCCCCTGGACCCAGTCGAGTTCGATACGGCGGTCGCGCGCCAGATGACTCAGCGCGCGCTGCAGCCGCGCCTTCTCCGCCGCCACGTCGAGCCGGTCCAGCCCCGCCGGGCGGGCACTCATGCCGAGGATCCGCAACGGCGGTGCGACGCGCAACGGCCGCGCCGTCTCCAGAATCTCCGGATAGCGCACCAGCGGCATGCTCAGCGAGAGGTAGTCGTCGCGCCGCGTGTCGTAGAGGAACTCCCAGGGCAGCGCGGCGAACTCCGCCGACCGCAGCCGCAGGACGAGCCGCACCGAGCAGTCCTGTTGCGCCGCCTGCTGCCGGGTCGTGTCGAACAAGGTCCGCACGTCCCCGACGAACAGCTTGTCGAACAGCTCCGCCCCCAGCTGCTGCACCGCTTCTTCGTCCCTGGACGGCACCCTGCGGGTCACCGCGGCGGAGGACAGCAAGGCGAACCGGAGACGCTGCAGCCGCTGTTCGAGCAGCAGGTCCTGCGGAGTGAGGCCGGTGTCGGCGACGCATTCGCCACCGACACCGGACCTGGCCTCGATGCGGTACCCCGCGTTCGTCTCGCTCACCTCGAGCTCCAGCTCGAAGCCCCGCTCACGCATCGGTCACGGCCCTTCGGGTGAGGCCCGACGTGTCGGGTCCGGCCCCTCGGAGCGGGCCTGCCCTTCCGACAGCCGATGGCCGCAGTGGGTGCAGAACACGGCGCCGGGGTTGTACGGCCAATGGCACTGCGGGCACTTGGGGGGACGCTCGGGACGGAACCCACCCGGGGCCGACGGGTCCCGGCGCAGGGTGACCGTCTCCGACCCGCGCGGCCGGGACGCCCCGGCCGCCCATTGCCCGTACCCGGGCGGGGCACCGCCGGAGGCCGGCGGGTGCTGCTCCTCCGGCGGCGGACCGTTCCGCCGCCGCCGGCGCCACAACAGACCGAACACGAGCAGCGCCGCCAGCACAACGCCTCCACCGATACCGGCGATCAACGCCACGGGCACGCCGGGGTCGTCCGGCGCGGGGGGTTGGGGTTCGGGCTGGGGTTTGGGCCGGTCACCGTACTTCTGCTTCAGCTCGGCTGCCTTCGCCTTCTTCTCCACCGCCGGCTTGTTGGACGGCATGATCGCGGTCACCTGGTCAAATTTGTTGATGGCGTCGCTGTAATAGCCGTGGTAGAAATCGGTGAGCCCCGCCCGGTAAATGGTGTCGAGGTGCCCGAGTTCGTTCTTCACTCCGTTGCGGCTCAGCAACTCACTGACGACCGTGGCCGGCACGATGTAGTTGGCGTCACGTTGCAGCGATACGGAACTCGCCAGACCGACGATCTGACCGTCCAGATCGATCGTGGCGCCACCGCTCATGCCGTCACTCAGATCGGCGCTGGTCGCGTAGAACAGGTTGCCCTGGCCGTGTTGTCCCTCCGTGTCCATGGAGTCGATCCGCCCGCCCCGGCTGGTCAAGGCGATTTCCTTTTCCTGAGCTTTCTCAGCGAAATTCGCGAGCCCATAGGGGTAGCCGATGGCGAGGACTTCGTCGCCTTCCTGGATGCCGCTCTTCGGTGACACCACCGCCACCGGAAGATCTTCTTGTTCCACCTTCAGTAGCGCGACGTCGCCTTCGCTGTGAGGCTTCACCTCGAGCACACGAGCCGACATGTCATCCGAGAAGTCGGGATCTTCTCCAATGCGCCAAGTGGCGTGGCCGCCGCCTACCTGAATGTGCACTTGGCGATCCGGACGGGAATCCCTGTACCTCCCCTGGATGATCCATCCCATGTTTCCCTGCGCGATCTTCTCGATCAGAGCGCCGCGTTGCGAGGCAGGAAGCTCTTCGGATTCGATGAGCGCGTCGACGACCCGCGCGATCGCCTCGCCCTGCGCGCCTTCCAGGCCGTCATCGATGCAATGACCGGCCGTCACTATGTATCCGGTCGAGTTCACGATCGTCCCGGTGCACGCCTCGGTCCACTGCAACGACATGTCCCCGAAGTTGTCGGTGATGACACGAGCGGTCCAGTTCGTCTGGACGAACACGGTCGCGGGCCGAATCCACTCTTGCGCACGGCTCTGCGCTGACATCTCTGGCAGCGGGTCAGCGCTTTCCGCCGCGGCGGTGACCCCGCCGGGGATCTGCACCAGAGCCGCGGTCACCAGTGCCACGAGCAGTCGAGTGCGGTTCCGTGAGCGGCCTCTCTGTTTCCTCAAGGGCAGCATGACTCTCCAGAGCGTCGGCGGGAGAAGGGACGACGCACCGGCCGGTGGTGCTCACTTCACTACATGCGTAAATGCACGTACTGACACCAGCCGGTGAGTTCTGGTACCGACGCTGTACCGCGTCCGTGGTGATGGTGCGGCAAGCGGCGGTGCGGTGCCTCCCCGCACTCGGAATGCGGCTGCCGACGACGGCAGGAGTGGCGGGAGATGCTGTGGGAAAAGCATGGTGTGTTCGTCGGCCCGCTGCGTCCCGCTCAGTAATGGGTGCACCCATATCAGTCAAGACCAGAAAGCCGGACACCCTGAGATAAGCATCGTTCCCCATGGGTGTCCATACGCTGTCGAACGTAGTGGCCTAGGCCGCGTCAGAGGCTACGCCGGTCGGCCGCCGCGGGGCCCGGCCTCGTCCGGCCGCCCCCGCCCCCGGCTGCCGGCCCGTCACTAAAGCGCATTAGTTGCCGTCCGGGTCTGGTCTTTCCTCTTCCTCCCTCGCCAGAATTGCCTGCGGCCGGTCAGTGGTCACTGGGGTCAGTCAGGACAGTCGAGGCACTCAGATCACTTGGATCACTCAGGTCACTCGGAATGCGGTCCCGGGAAAGGGAGAAGTCCGATGCACATGAGCAGACGTGGCGTGCTTCTTGCGTCGCTGGCACTGTCCGCGGCCGCCGCGGCACCGGCCTGGGCCGCGGGGGCCGTGGCGCCGGGCCGGCGGCTCTGCGTCTATTACCAGACGCAGTACTCCAACGGCGCGTACGTCTCGCCGCTCGGCCTCACCGAGCACGGCACCGGGACAACTCACGTACTGGTGGCGGCCGTTCACCTCAACGACGTGGGCGGGCCGTACGCGCCGGTGCATCTGAACGACGACCCGCCTGAGGCGGCGAAGTACGACGTCATGTGGCGGGACCTGGACACGATGCGGGCGCGGGGCGTGCGTGTCCTCGCCATGCTGGGCGGTGCGGCGCCGGGCAGTTTCCAGCGGCTGGACACCGAATTCGGTACCTATTACCCGCTGCTGCGGGATTTCCTGCGCCGGTACGGGCTGGACGGTGTGGACCTCGATGTCGAGGAGCGGATGTCGCTCGCCGGGATCGAGCGGGTCATCGACGCGCTGCGGGCCGACTTCGGGCCGGACTTCCTCATCACCCTCGCGCCGGTGGCGAGCGCGCTGAGCGGCGGCGGGAACCTCTCCGGATTCGACTACGAAAAGCTGTACCGGGACCGCGGCCGCGACATCGCGTGGTTCCACGCCCAGTTCTACAACGGCTGGGGCAGCCTGGCCGCGACCCGGGACTACGACGCGATCATCGGCCGCGGGCTGATCCCGGCCGAGAAGGTCGTCGCGGGCACGCTGACCGCCCCGGCCAACGGCAACGGCTATGTCGACCTGGCGACCCTCAGGACGACGGTCGGCGCGCTGCGGAAGAAGTACGCCGGATTCGGCGGGGTGGCCGGCTGGGAGTACTTCAATTCCCAGCCGGGCGGCACGGCCGCTCCGTGGCGGTGGGCGGCGGAGGTTTCCGGGGCGTTGTTCCGCTGACCCCGGTGTGCCACCGCCCGCCCGGTGTTCGGCGCGGCCGGGGGCGGGCCCTACGCCCTGACGGCCACCGAAGGGGGCGAGGCGTCCGCCCCCTTCGGGTCTCGGGTCACTGGTAGACCTTGTTCGTGCCCGGGCCGCCGGAGAGGGTGTCCTTGCCCGCGCCGCCGTACAGCACGTCGTTGCCGCTGTTGCCGTACATCGTGTCGTTGCCGTTCTCGCCGTGCAGCGTGTCGTTGCCCCGGCCGCCGTAGACCTCGTCGTTGTCCGACCCGGCGTGCAGGATGTCGTTGCCGTCGTCGCCGTACAGGGCGTTGATGTCACCGGTGCCGGTGACCTCGTCGTCTCCGGCGCCACCGCGGCAGATGTACTGGCAGGCGCCGGTGAGGACGTCGTCGCCGGCCCCGCCGTCGGCACCGAGGCCGTCGGTGCCGTCGATGCGGTCGTTGCCGTCCCCGCCGTTGTACTGGTTCTGTCCGGTGCCCTTGAGGACGTCGTCGCCCGATCCGCCGTGGACCGCCGCGATCGCGGCGGTGTCGGAGGCGATCGTCGCCGTGTCGTCGCCGTCGCCGAGGTCCACCTCGTAGGTGGTGGAGTCGTCGGAGCCCAGGGGCTCGGGGATCGTGCACTGCACGACGGTGTGATCGGCCGCCGAGGGGAAGGTGCAGGCGTCCCACTCGCCCGCGCTCGGGTCGATGGCCATGCCGGCCTGGTCGCGGAAGGTGATGAGGTAGTCGGACCCGAACTCGGAGGGGTCGACGTCGGTGTACGCCACGGATACCGAAAGCCGGTTCGTCTGGCCGGCGGCGGCCTGGTACCGGAGTGCGCCTTCGTCGTGGACGAGGGTGGCCTGGGGCGCGGTGTCGGCGTGGGCGGCGGGCGCCGTGAGCACGGCACCGCTCACCGCGAGGGCGAGGGTGGCGACGGCGGTTGCGGTGGCGGCGAATGCGGGCTTGCGCATGCGGAAGTCCCCCTTGTGGAACGGGTGATGAGGCGGTCGGGACCGGTGTACGGAGCACCGATCACCTGACTAGACACGTGCCCCGCTGCGACGGTTGCGCCGAAAATGCCTCTATGAGGCCGTAGTTACCACATGTCATGCACGGGCTTCCGGGAGTTCCGCCGGAGTGTTCCGGAAGGTAACCCGGCGGCCGCAGCGTCTCCCCTCCCGGCAGGCGGGCCGTCACCTTCGTACGCGCGTTCTTGAGAACGCGCCGGGTCAGGGTGTGGTCCTGAGTGGTGGCGCGTACGTCACCGGTGACCTGCAGCCCGGTGACCGCGCGGCTGCGGTGACGAGCAGGTACCACTGCGCCGAGGGGGCGCGCCAAGTGTCGGCCCGCGGGCAGGCACACCGCGGGGCCGCCGCCCTCCGGCAGCTGCTGCCGGGCGACGGTCACCCTTTCGGGGCCAACCGGCCGGGCCCGCGCTCACCGGTTCGGACCGCGACGGGCCCGGCCCGGCGTGCCGTTGCACCGGGGGATGCCGTGGGGCCGGCCCGGTCCGTGACGCCCCCGGTGTCGAGGAAGCGGCTCAGGGGCAGCGTCGCGGCGCCGACCGTCACCGCGTCCGCGCCGAGCTGCCCGAGCTCGATCGTGGCGCGCGCCGCCGGGAAGCGCAGGGCGTACGCCGCGGTGGCCTCCCGTACGGCGGGCAGCAGGCGGGGCCCGAGGAGGAGGCCCGCCCAGCCGGCCAGGACGATGCGTTCGGGGTTGAAGAGGTTGACCAGGTCGGCGATGCCCGCGCCGAGGTATTCGGCGGTCTCGGCCAGTACGTCGGCGGCGGCCGGGGCTCCGGAGGCGAGCAGCGCGGCCAGCGCGGTCTCCTCGTCGGCACCGGGTGCGGCCCCGCCGCCGGCTTCCCGCCACCGCTCCAGGACCGCCTCCGCGCCGACGTACGCCTCCAGGCAGCCGTGGGCGCCGCAGCGGCAGCGGCGGCCGCGCAGCTGCATGGTGGTGTGGCCCCACTCCCCCGCGCCGTGCGCAGCGCCGCCGTACGCGCTGCCGTCGGTGATCACGCTGGCGCCGACGCCGGAGCCGATGAGGGCGATGACGGCGTCGCGCGCCCCCCGGCCCGCGCCGAACCACATCTCCGCCTGGCCGAGCGTCTTGGCGCCGTTGGAGACGAACAGCGTCGTCCGCTCGTCCAGCCGGGCGGCTTCGCGGAGCAGGGATTCCAGGGGGACGGCGTCCCAGCCGACGGTCTGGCCGTGCACCACGGCGCCGCCGCGTGCCGGGTCCTCCTCGACGATGCCCGGCACGCCGACGCCGATGCCGACCAGCGGGCCGTGCGGCACGCCGGCGCTGCGCACCGCCCGCAGGCCGTCGGCTATGAGGCGTACGACGTGGGCGACGTTGTGTCCGTCGTCCTTCAAAGGGTGTTCGCATCGGGCGAGCTCGGTCATCGACACGTCGAAGAGTTCGACGCGTATTCGTGTCTCTCCGACGTC includes these proteins:
- a CDS encoding trypsin-like peptidase domain-containing protein, encoding MALVTAALVQIPGGVTAAAESADPLPEMSAQSRAQEWIRPATVFVQTNWTARVITDNFGDMSLQWTEACTGTIVNSTGYIVTAGHCIDDGLEGAQGEAIARVVDALIESEELPASQRGALIEKIAQGNMGWIIQGRYRDSRPDRQVHIQVGGGHATWRIGEDPDFSDDMSARVLEVKPHSEGDVALLKVEQEDLPVAVVSPKSGIQEGDEVLAIGYPYGLANFAEKAQEKEIALTSRGGRIDSMDTEGQHGQGNLFYATSADLSDGMSGGATIDLDGQIVGLASSVSLQRDANYIVPATVVSELLSRNGVKNELGHLDTIYRAGLTDFYHGYYSDAINKFDQVTAIMPSNKPAVEKKAKAAELKQKYGDRPKPQPEPQPPAPDDPGVPVALIAGIGGGVVLAALLVFGLLWRRRRRNGPPPEEQHPPASGGAPPGYGQWAAGASRPRGSETVTLRRDPSAPGGFRPERPPKCPQCHWPYNPGAVFCTHCGHRLSEGQARSEGPDPTRRASPEGP
- a CDS encoding ROK family transcriptional regulator, whose amino-acid sequence is MPERHRRTVRDLRRGNRARLLRSLYFEGPLSRQELAAHTALSSASISNVTADLLADGLLEEAGSVGSDGGRPRTLLRVAPDAGSLIGVDVGETRIRVELFDVSMTELARCEHPLKDDGHNVAHVVRLIADGLRAVRSAGVPHGPLVGIGVGVPGIVEEDPARGGAVVHGQTVGWDAVPLESLLREAARLDERTTLFVSNGAKTLGQAEMWFGAGRGARDAVIALIGSGVGASVITDGSAYGGAAHGAGEWGHTTMQLRGRRCRCGAHGCLEAYVGAEAVLERWREAGGGAAPGADEETALAALLASGAPAAADVLAETAEYLGAGIADLVNLFNPERIVLAGWAGLLLGPRLLPAVREATAAYALRFPAARATIELGQLGADAVTVGAATLPLSRFLDTGGVTDRAGPTASPGATARRAGPVAVRTGERGPGRLAPKG
- a CDS encoding calcium-binding protein, translating into MRKPAFAATATAVATLALAVSGAVLTAPAAHADTAPQATLVHDEGALRYQAAAGQTNRLSVSVAYTDVDPSEFGSDYLITFRDQAGMAIDPSAGEWDACTFPSAADHTVVQCTIPEPLGSDDSTTYEVDLGDGDDTATIASDTAAIAAVHGGSGDDVLKGTGQNQYNGGDGNDRIDGTDGLGADGGAGDDVLTGACQYICRGGAGDDEVTGTGDINALYGDDGNDILHAGSDNDEVYGGRGNDTLHGENGNDTMYGNSGNDVLYGGAGKDTLSGGPGTNKVYQ
- a CDS encoding glycosyl hydrolase family 18 protein, producing the protein MSRRGVLLASLALSAAAAAPAWAAGAVAPGRRLCVYYQTQYSNGAYVSPLGLTEHGTGTTHVLVAAVHLNDVGGPYAPVHLNDDPPEAAKYDVMWRDLDTMRARGVRVLAMLGGAAPGSFQRLDTEFGTYYPLLRDFLRRYGLDGVDLDVEERMSLAGIERVIDALRADFGPDFLITLAPVASALSGGGNLSGFDYEKLYRDRGRDIAWFHAQFYNGWGSLAATRDYDAIIGRGLIPAEKVVAGTLTAPANGNGYVDLATLRTTVGALRKKYAGFGGVAGWEYFNSQPGGTAAPWRWAAEVSGALFR